From the genome of Astatotilapia calliptera chromosome 3, fAstCal1.2, whole genome shotgun sequence:
catgaagctcattgagagaaggccaagCGTTTGCAGCattgtcaacaaagcaaagtctACTTTGAAAATATAAGATGTATTTAGAattatttatcagttttttcttcgcgacataattccatatatcttgcttcGTATATTTGTAGTTACAAACTGAAAACATCAGTGTAGAAAGTcgtaaaaataaaggaaaaacatcaaatgagaagatgtgtccaaacttttgactctGTGTGGATCTgcaaaaattcaaattaaattcaaacttgtacacccagatcttgttttttttttaagtcattaaggaaaagaaatcattaaaagtccATTAAAAGGCTTTATAAACGTTTAACCACAACTGTATATAATCCCTGCTGCAACTCTTCAAGCATATAACTGGGTGAGTTGTGTTTGATGGTAGGTAAACTGGAAATAACCCTTGGCACAAAAACGAGTGCTCTAAGCCTGAGTTTGAAATGATAGACAGTGATCAAACCTTGGGTTAATTCCTTCTTGGGCCATTCAGGCCTGTAGTCAGATAAACATCAGGTCTTCGTGTTGCAGGAGCCTGTTGGAATGTGTGGAGCAAGCTCTCGAGCTGAGGTAGGCCATGTCCATTAACTCTAGCCTTTCCTAACACCAATGTCTCCCCATCCCACCTGAATTCACCTGAAATAAGCTGCTTGTCATGGAATTATTCTTGATGTGAAAATCAGCCATTGTCTGTGTGTTGGGTATAATCAGCAGGTTTGTGTTCAATCTGATCTAATCCCAACCTCCATGAACTGGAGTTTGGGAGCACGTTTGATTTAGCACAAATGtacgtgttttgttttgttaacttCTTTGGGTTTGTGTTACTTGTCACTGATGTGGTGCTTGTGCTGATTCCCTCACATTATGTGGAAAACTGACTAGTGCTAGACTTTGGActgtgcagggtttttttttttctatttcttctttttatccaTGATGTCGTTGGATATAGGAGGGGAGCTGTTACCTCCTGCATAGTGTTTGATTCTAAAAGGTTTCCACACCAGCACCGCGTCAGTGAAAGTCTGGTGTTTGCTTGCTTTGTTGTAATGTTTCCTTCAGATTTTTGTTCATGTCCTGCTCTTAGCCAACCCTCAGCATCTCCAGCACCTGCCTTTATGTCCGGCTTGTTTCTATTATGCTTGATGTGGATTTCATTATAAGACGTCTTTGTCTTCTAGAGCATGACCATTGTTGCTCCTTTGTCTTTCAGGAGTTTAACCATCAAGAGAGTGCCATGTGCTGATGTGAGTGTGAATCATTCTGCCATAAACAAAATCTCTGTCGCAATTCAGTCACTCTAGAGTTGTTCATAtatactgtgtctgtgtgtatcttCAACTTTTATATACTAGTTTATATGTTGCTAAAGGTATTCACTCACCTGTCCAGATCATCAAATTCAGCTGTTCCAACTTGTGTAGAATCAATTGGCTTCAAGTCGATATGCGTGTGAAGGCAGATGAGCGAATACTTTTGTAGTATGTGCAGTTTCTACTCTTCCATACTAGTTTAATATGTGTACACCTGAAGATGacaaaaaatgcttaaaaatgcaAAGTAGCATAAGTGTTTTAATGGAAGATGAAAATTGTGCGGAAAGCTTTAATTATGACTTTCCATCAGTTTCCTGCCTGTTCGTTCTACtaactttaaaattaaattagccTTCCTCAAATTCTACGTTTGCCTCAGTACAGTACAGGTTATTTGTTCCAACCAGCCTCTAGGTGGCGTGGTTTTACAGTGGGTAATGCTTGTTCAGACCCCacctggggtctttctgtgtggcacTGGTgcgctctcctcctgcctcttgGGGTTTCGCTGGGTAACTGGCTTCGTCCCAGTGTAAATACATGCACGTTAGATTAACTGGCAgttctaaattggccatagaTGTAAAGGAGATAAAGAGTAAAGAAGGCTTACTTAGCCAGCTACTTAACCCCCTCAACCAGCTAAACCTACTCCCGTGTACTGACTCTGTAAATGCTTGGAAATGTCTCTGAGTGATCAAACCATGTGTGAGTCCAAACTTATTGTTGCTGGTCTAGCAACAGTTCAGTTCCAGTCCAGCAGGATCTAGTGTGTCAAAGGCAAAGTGgcttcttcattattttcattcCAATCTGATAATTATCAACACTATAATAGGACACTTCAAGGGAGGCCTTGAATGCCTAATTTAAGTCCAAAAACACGTGTTGAGTTTTTGGGGAAACTTGAATGTCCCCGGGAGAATAAGGATTTGCTGCAGCCTTCCATGACCAGGGTAAAAATTGCTTTATTCTTTCTGGATCCAAGATTGCATTAACTGCTGGACTCTTCTTTCCTGTACCCTAGCACAGACCTTCACAGGGAGGCTGGGGGCCCAGAGGCTCCTAGGGTGCCCTAATCTCCCAATCCAGAGGCACCTTCTCAGTTGTATCAACTAGGATGGCTCCTTAAGCCATCCTAAACCTTAAGAAACTTTCCCCCAAGGAGTTGACCACTGCCCAATCCATTTGCCACTGAATCCCTCTGGCCGCCTCCTGCAGGTGGTGGATCCAAAGCAGTGCAGGCTTCTTTTGGGCTGCTGCTGGCCAGGCACCATTGGCTATGGCCCAGCCACCAGGCACTCACCCTTGACTACCTCTCTCCTCCCTAGCATTACCTGCACCTCTCATGGGGTTTTTAATCGCTTATCGTCTGGTCCAGTTGTAGCAGGGGTAAAATGCCCTCGACAGCTGAGGTCCTGGGGAACACCCTCTAATGCCAGTGGAGAAGGGAGGAAACAGCATGACTCACCACAGAGGCATTATTCCATCTGATGAACATGCAGAAATGTGTTCAGTATAAAACCATGGGAGCAACATTCCCATGCACATCAGCCTTGTCACATGCAGTaatgtgtatttgtatttagTAACATGTTTGATGGTGTTTCTCAGGGAGGCAGAAAGAGCAGTGTGTTCAGTCCGTCTACGGCCTCACTGCCAGCCTTCAGCTCTTTGACTCCCAGCACAGAGGACAAAGATCTTACACCGAGACCGACCTGTACACTGGGCCCCGACAGCGCTGTCACAGCCGACTCCACCACAGGTACTCATCACAACATTAGACCTCAGCTTTGTCTGCCTTTAAACagacactttttcttttaacttctgTTCTGTCCCATATAACGTTGCAGTTTCAGATGTTTGTATTAGACTATTTCAGACAGTGAGGAAAACATATGTGATCCCAGCGATGTCTTTATATACTTGATGAAATCAGAGTAGCATCCGTTaactgtgacctttgaccccccCTACGATCTTTATATAGAGAGTgttgatccatgtagcaaatgTTTCTCCAAATACcattgttatcagtgtttgttcCGGGAATACCCAACCCACTCAGTCGAATGTTTCTCAGCATCCAAGCTAAGAAACATTAAAGGCGATTTGTAAATTTAGAGCTTTCCTTATATTGTTGGCAACTCGACGGCTTGTGTGGAGGGTTATATGTGGGCAGGCAAAAAGCCATCCTACAATCGGTTCAACATATATGCTATCAGAGATAGAAAATGGATACTATGCCACTATCTCTCAGTTAGTTAAGATGAATAACTCTCCTGCCATCATAGGTGGCGACTGATGAAAGCTTAGTGGCTCCTACACCTTTAGAGGCCTTAAAGGTCCAGTTTTTGGCTTTTGTACAAGAGACTTAGTTTAGAGCTCACCAGTTCATCAACACTAATCCCTCTCTCACCTCTCGAGCCTCTGTCTGGTATAACAAGAAAGTATTTATTGGTAAGAAAGGGTTCAAGTGGGATGCGTGTGCTAGGGCAGGAATTCATCAGCTGGGGGATCTGGACCTTGATCTAATCTGAAGACTAACCCAGACCCTCCATCTAGTATCCAGGAGTTATTCCAGAACCTGCtggaaatgtcagaaagaaGCCAGGATGTCAGTTCATATGCTGTATGCATGTGGAAAATACATGTTAACCTTATGAATGATCTTTTTCATCTTAATCTCTCTAagactccagctttgtgtgtcctgggtctgttaCCTGACAGCATGAATCTGTCTGGAAGACAGAGGCTCTGGGTGCATCTGGCTGTTATGACAGGTTGCAGGATAATACTGCATCATCTAACTCTTGTTGCATATGAACAGGTCATGCACACAGTTAAGGGGAGAGATATCTTTAATCAGGTCTGGGGTCCCTTTTTGCCTTACATGATGTTCTGTCTCAGGTCGGTTTCTAGAATCAAAGCTGCAGAGCACTGCAGTCTCTGTGACTGTCCCAGAAAATGTTTCTCTTAATCAGGTTATTAATTCCTTTTATGTTATTACTAACAAAGTGCATATGTGTCATTTTCTCTATATGATTGCATATTCCCCTTTGCTTTGTACGCGAGAATGGGATATTTTTAGGGTGCTGAAtccaaaaatgtttgtttttttgcaaaaaatCAGGGTGTTTTGTCTCGATCCCaaagtttcattttaaagtaagcaaaataaactttattcgCAAAATCCCTTATGTTCCTTTGTTGACTTTTAACAGTGTATTCAGCACAAATCAAACCAAAGTTGTCTGGAGAAATGACACAACCTCTCGGAGCCATAAAACAGAACTAAAACACGAGTGTGGCTGATATAGCAAACAAAATCCTGAATGTTGAAGCATGAACAAAATCTGATAGCAGAGTGTTTATACTCATTCCTACTGCCACAGAAAACACGTCAAAACATGCTTATAGCAGCCAGTGAGAGTCCTTACCTTTcactatgaacaaaataaacctgTTGGGACGTGACCGTCTGAGCTCCTCCCACCACCAAACCCCCTACTGACACCCCTCAATTCCTCGCATTTtctatttgtatttttcttgaGTCTCACGcttagaaatattaaataaatgtacGAAATCATTATtcgatatgtttttttaatcaagtatAAAATCCAACATGAtggaattttaaaatattcttcCTGGTTTCAGGGAGTAAAAATCGATAAGAAACAGTCAACAAATCCTGTGCAGTTTTTTGGGTACAGACCCATATAACCAATATCACACTGTTGTGTTAAAGAGGTCTAGGTGAGTGTAATCCACTCATATTAAACCTAAACGCGTCCTCCGTCTGAactttataaatatattgtttGTTAATATGGGATATTTTACTATCTGAAATGTATCTGCATCGATATTTTGGCAGAAACAAAACATCCACTGTATGTTGTGTGCATCTACTTCTTTTCTCTCCGGTGTCCAGTTTTATTCTCAGCTTTGCTGGATATAAACAATTTGCCTGCACATTTATCCTTATAAGTTGCTTGATgggtctttatcctgtcttccttctctcaccccaaccggtcgcagcagatggccctgcccctccctgagcctgagccggaggtttcttcctgttaaaagggagtttttccttcccgctgttgccaaagtgcttgctcatagggggtcatatgattgttgggttttctgttttatttgtattattgtaggttttTTTACCTTACACTATTcagcaccttgaggcaaatgTTGTGATTATTTGTTGATATATACATTAAATTGAATTGTTCCAATGCGCCTGCATCAGCAGAGTTGGAGTGCAGAGCAGTTACACAGAATTAGACAAATGTAAGGACGAAAGTATCGTAGAAAACTCAAAACATAACATATAACACTTTAACAGAAAAGTAAATCAACCTTCTAACTCCACAATATcatcacataaaataaaaagttatctTCTACCTGGGATGTTGTATCTTGGCTCAGGCTTTTTGAACAACTCCTTAACGTTGTTAGTGTCTCCTCCTTGTGTGCCATCGTGATCTGGGTGTACTCGATGGAGTGTTTTTGCCTCAAGTGGTGAAACAcatttgttgtttattgtttcCACCTTCAGCAGGAGcagttttcttgcatattttagTCATCTTTGTACTTTGGTAGAGGTTGTCAAAGTATCTGCTTTTTCAGGCTGACACACTGCGCTTGCTTGTTGTTTTGTACGCTAATGAATGTAAATGTCGTGATGTCGTGATGTGGAACTTTAATACCATGTAATAATGCATATTGCAGTTACTGCAGACATGACTTAATGCATGCATTAACTTCAGCTATGACCGTAATAGTTCCACTTTAAGCTGACCAAGCTCAGAATGAGTCCCACAaaaatctctttctctttttagccTTGGCCAGGTGTTCAGCCACTCCGGACATCACAAAGGGCTGCAGTGAAACGTGTCGGCCAGCGGAGGGCGCTGTGCCAGCAGAGTTGGTTACGACTGCTTCCTCACCCAAGCGAGAGACCCCACTATCACCAGAATGGAGCACACTGAGGAGGAAGACGAAGGATGATGTAAGTGGAAGCCTCAGCATATCAGCCTGTGTGACTTGCTAACCTTATAACTTCCTAATGATTGGATCCTTTAAAGGTGTCGGACTACACACCGTGTAACAGTCAAAATGCTGATTTGtgacatttacaaaaaataataacatttgttGTGTGTAACCTTTGACATTTTTAGAGCGCTGATTGCCATGGCCTTCCTCCCACCCCTCAAGTCCATGTAAGTGTGAAGTTTAACATTTTACGGCCAAAGCTCTCATGACTAACATGATATGCTTCCTCACATACAACCGTGTGTTTTAATGGCTGCGTCCTGCCAACGGATTCCACAAACCTCTGCACCTTCTCACTACTTCCTCACTTTTAGAGTAACTCTTGTGCAAACTGGTTTGTGATCTaaggagctttgaaagacaaagGGACGTTTCATCTCTTATCTGAGAAGCtccttcagttctaagagcagtAGGTGgcgagtcccagattttaagccctattgGGAGACAAAGCTCCTCAGATTAccgtgacctggatgactgaacaGAAAAAATTACTTGTGCAACTTtgaataaaagtataacagCCAGTTTGGTTTTGTTGGAAAGATAACATACCTAAACTGAAGAGTCAATCTAAACATGCCAGACCATACGTGATTCAGTTGCTCTGCTGCTTCTGTAGATGGGAGCCTGCTTCTCTAAAGTCTTCAATGGCTGCCCTCTAAAAATCAACTGCGCCGTCACCTGGATTTTTCCCAAAACAAGAGGTCAGTGGTTTGGTCTGTGGTTCTGTTTTTACTTCATAGTGGAGTAATGAGAGCGTTTTCTCAGAAATCTCACAGCAGCAGGTTTATATTAATGTGAGCAGACAGTTCGTTTATGCAAGGTACGATGAAAAGGAGACTTCTTGTTTGAAAGGAAAGCTGTAACTGACTTAAATGTGGCTGTGTTCTCTTTAAGATGGTCTTGTtgtgcagagatgctctttgttACGTGTGCACGTCCTTCAATGTGTCACAATGAATGTGATGTGGCACTGTAGTGGCCAGGTGCCTGCACACAGCATGGGTCATGAGCGTGCTGTTTGTAGCACAAAGAGGCACTCTTAATGGGGATAGCAGCCAAAGTGAAAGCAGGTCTGGTGTCTGAACCTTGTGATGCGATGGTGTTTGGTGCTGATGGAAACTTCTTTATATAAACACTTTCCCTACTTAGATCAGTATCTTATTCTTGGGGCAGAGGAAGGCATCTACACACTGAACCTTAATGAACTTCATGAAGATACATTAGAGAAGGTAAGATCGTAATTCTCTCACATTTATAATGCTTTAACAGCCATGCTGTCCACTCCACTTAACTGGCCTGAATCCTTTATTACATGTCCTGTGTTTAATGAGTATAATTGGTAacattttaatgcttttcaTTGCCCTCCATTCTGGTGAAGTTATTGGAAAGACGACTTATTTGCAAAGCACCAAGGGAAAGTCAGCAAAGCAAACTTTAGCTGTGCACAAAATTagccaacaacaaaacagaatcCCAAAATGAGCACAGAGGCAGGAGCTATGTGTGGAAGACATGCTACATGCTACAAAACAGGGATTAGAACAAAGATGAACAGATGGGGATCAAGGTACGGGCTAAAATGATTGGACACAGATGACGGCGATGAGAGGAAAAGGAGGGAAGACGGACAAAAACACGACACACCAGAAAACTGAGCAACACATAGACGAGACAGAGGTCAGACAGGGGAAACATCAGGGCTACTAGTAACACAAGAACAGtagaaactagagatggaccgatccgatattacgtatcggtatcggtccgatactgacctaaattactggatcggatatcggagaaaaataaaaaatgtaatctgatccattaaatgtcacgaaagcacctcacaaaacttgcaatacgccgtaactcacctcagaacgttagcacgtcgagcagtatgcatcacgtgatagagcggctgtggcatgcgggacctgtcggtggtctggatagcatttggagctttgctagcaacccggcatttcatctccgacaaagttatcccgagaggtaaagcaagtgtgtaagtccatctctgaatgtttgtaaagcattcccacgttaagcttaacaagcgactgcctctcgctctccggctgctacttcaatcgtgaaactgcttaaatgatcagctgatcagcttttctgttgcgagtccgtctctcttgtttgtttttggcccactttgcaccagaaagaggaaaccagcggataaacaacagcagcacgtttaagcttgatcagctgttgttagaatttatttaaccTCTGGGTGGTCTTGGGTCGATTTGTGCCATTTTCCATTGTTCGTATACACGCCATTTGCACTTTGTTGAATGGAATATAGCGAAAGTCTGCAAAAAACAGTTTGGTCACATTTACTGTTAAAATTTCAGTATGACTTCCGGAAATTAGCTTCAGTGGCTAAGCTACAGACAAACTTACACTATTGGTCTTAGTGGTCGATTTGTGccccattgaaacccattataaacgctatttttcactgcaGATTAATTACAGTTAAAGGGATCGTGATCGTTCCACCTTCAGTCTTTGTGGGGAGCTTGCCAGCAGCTGGCCGCCTGGAGGGCTTTTTAtgctcctgcaaaaaaaaaaaaaaaagtggatcgAAATACATGTTggtgctaaccctaacccttaaaACAACGaaactataattaaaactttgtatgaatatttcagggagaagtagttttacaagactggctaatttaaagtggaaagaAATATTGATATATAatctttttatagcactttttatggcgtggttgATTTGTGGCTCTAAGaccaatagtgtatgcatttttctAGGACCTCCCAGAggttaatattactttctactcgaggatctttttctacgtagctgacggctggtaactgtgcaggggcggatctagcaaagtttagccaggggggccgatagggcattaacaggtaaaagggggcacaaagacatacttttctttcttattctcatttaaaatgtctagcttttaataaataattatttgacacccaaagttttaatttgatgtaaaatgaatagaagtcaattactgtatatagtgactattaagtctaatatatataccctagtaagctatagtactttttcctttgggaaggtaccatctgtgcagtctgcaattttgttgaagaaagatgttgaatctatttaatatttcttgaaaaataattgatttctgtgcattttttttcacactgcatcaaattaaggttgattacgtcgattaagcatcatgaggtggagcgtgaggggtggttccctattttttatttatttatttttgttgttgctgggagttggaaccctattagttaggttgcttaatatttacgctaagtactctttaaaataccagaatagtgaggatggtgtaggtttaagtttattagattgatcagtattgctgaactatgaaatattttttttgcatacaggtataacagaatagctttagtgtagttgttgttttaaacttgagtatgaacttatacaaaatgcagcaagatatttaaaaaaaacagttttgttgattaaaaaacactatatcggattcatatcggtatcggcagatatccaaatttatgatatcggtatcggtatcggacataaaaaagtggtatcgtgccatctctattaGAAACACGAAGGAAAGTCAGCCAAGACTAATACTTTCACAATATCTTATACTGAAatgggtcagaggtcaagtggCTATATTCATAAGATGCTTGACTATCCGTGCACAGACGTGCAGGAAGAATAACTCGGTCCAGCGCAGGTTAGGTCTGCAGCATAAGATACTATGACAATATAACCCCAGTAAGGAGCGACCTCCTTAAAACCAGTCTGTGCTTAACACTGCAATAACACTGCAAACCCTAAATCTGGCAAACTTCTCCCGATGTTTCCACTGAAGGGGTTGGAAGTTTAAAAGCGCCGAAGGTTAGGTTTGGAGTAAATCATGGATGTGCGcacgtgtttgtgtgcagcttgTAGTGCAAACGTGCGTGCAGAATTCATGCAGACATGTGTAACTGGTCGTTTTGAGGTAGAAAAGAGTGATGCACGGTCAAGCTGGTAGTTGAAAGTGTCAGTCAGAGTAGAAGAGCATTGTGTAAGAATGCAAGTAATAACAGAAAAGTGCAAGTCATTAATCGCATCACCCTGAAAAACCTGAGTAAGGAGTGCAGCTCCTGATGAAAGGAGGAGCACTGAAAACCAGGAAATGGTGTTTCTGGAACAGTCTGATGACTGAAGCTGGATGTTTGAAGTCTCAGTGAACTGCTTGTCTTTTCCCCACAGCTCCTCCCTCAGCGATGTATATGGCTATATGTTATGAACAATGTGCTGATGTCCGTATCAGGTAACAAACAGCGTGACACAAACGGAGAACATTGTGTCCACTCGATAATATGCTGCTCTAAAAAGGCTCCATCCTGCAGGCAAGTCGGCCCAGCTTTACTCGCACAGCCTGCCAGCTCTGTTTGAACAGAAAGGACATCTGCACAAGAAACACAGCAGCCTGTCGCTCAGCACCAACCGCCTCACTGAGCGGATCAGTCTCAGGTACGACACGCCATCACAGATGCAGGGAAACAGGAGCTGTAGGTGCAGCAGTGTTAATAATGTCATGTATGATGCTACCACTTGATTTTGAGGAAGGAGGATACTGTAAACCCaattttgtctgcttgttctgACCTGGATATTCTCTGTTGGCCACAGAAAGTTTACCATATCTGTAAAGATTCCTGACACTAAAGGTTGTAGGAGGTGCAGTGTAGGTAAGCAATGCCGAGTTACTCTGGTCAGTCTGTTTGTTCACAGAGAACAACTGCAGACACTTAGTCCTGCTCTCTCTGTTTCAGCAAGAAACCCATACACAGATAGTACATTTCTGTGCGGGGCTGTCCCATCTGGCCTGGTTTTACTCTTGTGGTATGAGCCTCTTCAAAAGTTCATGCATCTAAAGGTTTGTACAGATATGTCGAACTTGCCACCTGAATAAATGTCTTCCTTTCTAACTCTACCCCTATTTCCACAATGCAAACCAGTCATTAGACCTGAATTACATAAAAGTAGACAGACAGCATATCAAAATCTGAAGCAtgtcattgtttttttaataacatatgCATACTTTTTATTCAAGCCCAACAAGATTTTAGAGACTAAATAAAAGAAACGTTGTATAAACGCCGTCCAAAAACACCAACAGCACCTTCTCTGGGTCCAAGCTCGTGTAACTGAATGGTTACCATGTGTTTTCTGTGCTACAGGAACAGTGTTATCAGCACACAGTTCAACGCCAGCATGCACCATTAGATCACATAGCAGACTAattgacagttttttttgtgaATGTCTCGCACATTTCATGAAGATAATGTATTTACTGTGAGAACAGAGCTCTGTGTTAAGCCTGTCTGCAGTCCTAACACAGTGCTGCTTGGAGAAACACGCCTGTGTCACAACATTATGGAAAAGTGGCATCAGTCCAAAGACGTGCAGTTAGGGGACAGGTTCATTGGAAAcgctaaattgcccataggtgtgaatgtgtgcgaatggttgtctgtgtctatgtgttagccctgccaCAGACTgggacctgtccagggtgcaccccgcctctcgccctaagacagctgggacaggTTCCAGCCCCCCGCCACCCATAAGCGGAAGCGGGTGGATGGACGGCTGGATGGACGGCTGGATGGACGGACAGCTGGATGGGTggacggatggacggatggatggccAGATGGACGGCCGGATGGacggctggatggatggatggacggctggatggatggacagctggatggatggatggatggacggctggatgggtggatggatgggtgggtggatggatggctggatggacggctggatgggtggatggatgggtgggtggacggatggatggatggacagctggatgggtggatggttgggtggatggatggatggatggatggatggatggacggctggatggatggacggctggatggatggacggctggatggatggatggatggatggatggatggacggctggatgggtggatggatgggtggatggatgggtgggtggatggacgGCTAGATGGACGGCTGGATGGGCGGATGGATGGACGGGTGGATGGTTGGGTGGATagatgggtgggtgggtggatggatggatggacggatggatggatggatggacgggtgGATGgttgggtggatggatggatggatggatggatggatggatggatggatggacgggtgGATGGTTgggtggatagatggatggatggatggatggatggcatcAGTTTATCTTTAATCTCAAGATTTAATAATCATACAAGAATTCTGTTGTGCTGTTTTGGACGGTTGAACAGGTTCAGCTCAGGTTTAACAAGCATCACTTAACCATCATGagaatttatttagtttttcttgtttccttGGTGACTGTTTCACAGCAACTCGCCATCAGGCTCCCAGATGCTCTTCCGATATTTGAACTGCTGGTGTTGGCAACAGATGAGTTTCCTCAGCTGTGTGTTGGAGTGAGAGACTGTAGTAATGATAAACCACCAACCGGCCAACAGCTCAGGTTTGATATTATAGAGCTGAACGGCGCTCCTGTTCCAGTGCCAGGTAGGACCGTTTCTGAATTTCTCTGCTGACTTCCTGAAGCTTCAAGCTTCAACTTGTTTCAACAAGCTTCCTTCTTTCCGTGCATCAGGAGATAGTGGAGCACTCAGGGCCGTGCAGGTAACCCAGCTGGACCGAGACACTGTTCTCATCACCTTGGAAAGTAAGTCCCCTCGCATATTGTGAATCCTTCAAATGTCTTTCATGCTCATTCTCAATCTGTGTACTGTTTGGACAGGAACTGTAAAGATCGTGAACCTGCAAGGACTTCCATCCAGACAGCTGCCTGCAGAAATAGTCTTTGACTTCCCCATTGAAACACTAGGTAGAAATGATGATGTGACAAACAAAGTGAATGAGAGCTGATGTGTGTCCTGAAAGCTGA
Proteins encoded in this window:
- the LOC113017982 gene encoding mitogen-activated protein kinase kinase kinase kinase 2-like isoform X3, translated to MMKECKHKNIVAYFGSYHRNTKLWICMEYCGGGSLQDIYHVTGPLKEKQIAFVCRETLQGLYHLHETGKMHRDIKGANILLTERGDVKLADFGIAAEISASVAKRKSFIGTPYWMAPEVAAVEKKGGYNHLCDIWAVGITAIELAELQPPMFDLHPMRALMLMSKSSFQPPKLEDKAKWSAGFHSFVKMSLIKSTRKRPSAETLLQHPFVTQLLTRNLIIELLDMANNPELHAPHTNTMDDIELEVGVMAPDKIQSAGKHLPVERTPSEQQFDQVKFGPPLRKVTEPYPDLACYDDWSLSGDEGGSPSLLECVEQALELRSLTIKRVPCADGGRKSSVFSPSTASLPAFSSLTPSTEDKDLTPRPTCTLGPDSAVTADSTTALARCSATPDITKGCSETCRPAEGAVPAELVTTASSPKRETPLSPEWSTLRRKTKDDSADCHGLPPTPQVHMGACFSKVFNGCPLKINCAVTWIFPKTRDQYLILGAEEGIYTLNLNELHEDTLEKLLPQRCIWLYVMNNVLMSVSGKSAQLYSHSLPALFEQKGHLHKKHSSLSLSTNRLTERISLRKFTISVKIPDTKGCRRCSVARNPYTDSTFLCGAVPSGLVLLLWYEPLQKFMHLKQLAIRLPDALPIFELLVLATDEFPQLCVGVRDCSNDKPPTGQQLRFDIIELNGAPVPVPGDSGALRAVQVTQLDRDTVLITLERTVKIVNLQGLPSRQLPAEIVFDFPIETLVCLQDSVLAFWKHGLKGRSFHSDEVTQEITDESRVFRVLGTNRAIILQSTPTDDPSALSSLYILTGHESSY
- the LOC113017982 gene encoding mitogen-activated protein kinase kinase kinase kinase 2-like isoform X1, producing MMKECKHKNIVAYFGSYHRNTKLWICMEYCGGGSLQDIYHVTGPLKEKQIAFVCRETLQGLYHLHETGKMHRDIKGANILLTERGDVKLADFGIAAEISASVAKRKSFIGTPYWMAPEVAAVEKKGGYNHLCDIWAVGITAIELAELQPPMFDLHPMRALMLMSKSSFQPPKLEDKAKWSAGFHSFVKMSLIKSTRKRPSAETLLQHPFVTQLLTRNLIIELLDMANNPELHAPHTNTMDDIELEVGVMAPDKIQSAGKHLPVERTPSEQQFDQVKFGPPLRKVTEPYPDLACYDDWSLSGDEGGSPSLLECVEQALELRSLTIKRVPCADGGRKSSVFSPSTASLPAFSSLTPSTEDKDLTPRPTCTLGPDSAVTADSTTALARCSATPDITKGCSETCRPAEGAVPAELVTTASSPKRETPLSPEWSTLRRKTKDDSADCHGLPPTPQVHMGACFSKVFNGCPLKINCAVTWIFPKTRDQYLILGAEEGIYTLNLNELHEDTLEKLLPQRCIWLYVMNNVLMSVSGKSAQLYSHSLPALFEQKGHLHKKHSSLSLSTNRLTERISLRKFTISVKIPDTKGCRRCSVARNPYTDSTFLCGAVPSGLVLLLWYEPLQKFMHLKQLAIRLPDALPIFELLVLATDEFPQLCVGVRDCSNDKPPTGQQLRFDIIELNGAPVPVPGDSGALRAVQVTQLDRDTVLITLERTVKIVNLQGLPSRQLPAEIVFDFPIETLVCLQDSVLAFWKHGLKGRSFHSDEVTQEITDESRVFRVLGTNRTPLLIQQLLMKFEIRIVVSSLEIFHFSFLNQSLLESSEVQKQWDYI